In Salinarimonas sp., a genomic segment contains:
- a CDS encoding aldolase/citrate lyase family protein, which yields MFDSTRSPLRDRLDRGDDLAVAWLAMGSVAMVEAAARARPDAIVLDLQHGLFDRRDLEAAIGVVPAEVPVLVRVAESGATPIGVALDAGAEGVIVPLVETVEQAEEAARYARFPPGGVRSGGGVRPLVDFGAYVAAAERGVVVIVMIETLKGLENAGAIAAARGIDMVFIGTGDLALCLGDGEDAERRHAQSCAAIREACARAGKPCGVFTSSVEAAETRRGEGYRMVVAANDVDIVARGFREATEALSRPKRRRAR from the coding sequence ATGTTCGATTCCACCCGCTCGCCCCTGCGCGACCGCCTCGATCGCGGCGACGACCTCGCCGTCGCGTGGCTCGCCATGGGCTCCGTCGCGATGGTCGAGGCGGCGGCGCGGGCGCGGCCCGATGCGATCGTGCTCGATCTCCAGCACGGCCTGTTCGACCGGCGCGACCTCGAGGCCGCGATCGGCGTGGTCCCGGCGGAGGTGCCGGTTCTCGTGCGCGTGGCGGAGAGCGGCGCGACCCCGATCGGCGTCGCTCTCGACGCCGGCGCCGAGGGCGTGATCGTACCGCTCGTCGAGACCGTGGAGCAGGCCGAGGAGGCCGCGCGCTACGCCCGCTTTCCGCCGGGCGGCGTGCGCTCCGGCGGCGGCGTGCGCCCGCTCGTCGATTTCGGCGCCTATGTCGCGGCCGCCGAGCGCGGAGTCGTGGTCATCGTCATGATCGAGACGCTGAAGGGATTGGAGAATGCGGGCGCGATCGCCGCGGCGCGGGGGATCGACATGGTCTTCATCGGGACCGGCGATCTCGCGCTGTGCCTCGGCGACGGCGAAGATGCCGAGCGTCGGCACGCCCAGAGCTGCGCAGCGATTCGCGAGGCCTGCGCGCGCGCCGGCAAGCCGTGCGGCGTGTTCACGAGCTCGGTCGAGGCCGCCGAGACGCGGCGCGGCGAGGGGTATCGGATGGTCGTCGCCGCCAACGACGTCGACATCGTCGCGCGCGGGTTCCGAGAAGCCACGGAAGCCTTGTCGCGGCCGAAGCGGAGACGTGCGCGATGA
- a CDS encoding FAD-binding oxidoreductase, translated as MSPVLEALAATLGPDVVRTGVDIPERATADASGLAPTRPLALLLPRTTEDVARALGICHAHGQPVVTQGGMTGLAGGAHPVEGEIAISLQRMNGIEEIDPVSATLTARAGTPLQAIQEAASEAGFQCGIDLGARGTCTIGGNVATNAGGNTVLRYGMARRNVLGLEAVLADGTVVGSLNKMLKNNAGYDWTQLFIGSEGTLGIVTRVVLGLQPKPEGVHTALCAVANAEAALALLRALDRRFAGGLLVFEAMWREFVRQAVEGAGLSAPFAEEHDVLVLVEAATGPGEAGAARFEEALAACLEEGLVSDAILARSEADRARLWAYRESPYEYQGKLPVFVSFDVSFPRARIGAAVEAMRAAARESWPGALSVIFGHVADSNLHLIVGGEGIDKAAVENRIYGIVAAQGGSVSAEHGIGRNKRAYLALSRKPEELALMRAVKRALDPKDILNRGRVL; from the coding sequence ATGAGCCCCGTCCTCGAGGCGCTCGCCGCGACGCTCGGCCCGGACGTGGTCCGCACCGGCGTCGACATCCCCGAGCGCGCCACGGCCGACGCGAGCGGCCTCGCGCCCACGCGCCCGCTCGCGCTCCTCCTGCCGCGCACGACCGAGGACGTCGCGCGCGCGCTCGGCATCTGCCACGCGCACGGCCAGCCGGTCGTCACCCAGGGCGGCATGACCGGCCTCGCGGGCGGCGCCCATCCGGTCGAAGGCGAGATCGCCATCTCGCTCCAGAGAATGAACGGCATCGAGGAGATCGATCCCGTCTCGGCGACGCTGACCGCCCGAGCCGGCACGCCGCTGCAGGCGATCCAGGAGGCGGCGTCGGAGGCCGGCTTCCAATGCGGCATCGATCTCGGCGCACGGGGCACCTGCACGATCGGCGGCAACGTCGCGACGAACGCCGGCGGCAACACCGTCCTGCGCTACGGCATGGCGCGGCGCAACGTGCTGGGCCTCGAGGCCGTGCTCGCCGACGGAACCGTGGTCGGCTCGCTCAACAAGATGCTCAAGAACAACGCCGGTTACGACTGGACGCAGCTCTTCATCGGCTCGGAAGGGACGCTCGGCATCGTCACCCGGGTGGTGCTGGGTCTCCAGCCGAAGCCGGAGGGCGTCCACACGGCGCTCTGCGCGGTCGCGAACGCCGAGGCGGCGCTCGCGCTGCTGCGCGCGCTCGATCGGCGTTTCGCCGGCGGCCTCCTCGTCTTCGAGGCGATGTGGCGCGAGTTCGTGCGCCAGGCGGTGGAGGGTGCAGGCCTGTCGGCGCCCTTCGCCGAGGAGCACGACGTGCTGGTGCTCGTCGAGGCCGCCACCGGGCCCGGCGAGGCCGGCGCCGCGCGCTTCGAGGAGGCGCTCGCCGCCTGCCTCGAGGAAGGGCTCGTCTCCGACGCGATCCTCGCGCGCTCCGAGGCGGACCGCGCGCGGCTGTGGGCCTATCGCGAATCGCCCTACGAATACCAGGGCAAGCTGCCGGTCTTCGTCTCGTTCGACGTGAGCTTCCCCCGCGCGCGGATCGGCGCGGCGGTGGAGGCGATGCGCGCGGCGGCGCGCGAGAGCTGGCCGGGGGCGCTCAGCGTGATCTTCGGGCACGTCGCGGATTCGAACCTCCATTTGATCGTCGGCGGCGAGGGGATCGACAAGGCGGCGGTCGAGAACCGCATCTACGGGATCGTCGCCGCTCAGGGCGGATCGGTATCGGCGGAGCACGGAATCGGCCGCAACAAGCGCGCCTATCTCGCGCTCTCGCGCAAGCCCGAGGAGCTCGCGCTGATGCGCGCCGTGAAGCGGGCCCTCGACCCGAAGGACATCCTGAACAGGGGGCGCGTGCTCTGA
- a CDS encoding amino acid ABC transporter permease, with protein MDLIETFFNADVFARALPLLVSGLVTTVQLGITSIAAGSVVGLVLALTRLYAPKPLRLAAIVVIDVFRAVPVLVLLIMIYYALPFLGIRLSSFASAWIALSLVFGAFTAEVLRSGIEAIPKGQFEAAHAMGLSFAQTMRLVVLPQAARIAVPPQTSNCISLLKDTSLASVVAMPDLLKQATDAQAFFGNPTPLIGAAVVYLAILWPLVRLVGVLEERQKRSLAR; from the coding sequence ATGGATCTGATCGAAACCTTCTTCAACGCGGACGTTTTCGCCCGCGCCTTGCCGCTCCTCGTCAGCGGGCTCGTCACCACGGTGCAGCTCGGCATCACCAGCATCGCGGCCGGCTCGGTCGTCGGCCTCGTGCTGGCGCTGACGCGGCTCTACGCGCCCAAGCCCCTGCGGCTCGCCGCGATCGTCGTCATCGACGTGTTTCGCGCGGTGCCGGTGCTGGTGCTGCTGATCATGATCTACTACGCCCTGCCCTTCCTCGGGATCAGGCTCTCGTCCTTCGCCTCGGCCTGGATCGCGCTCTCGCTCGTCTTCGGCGCCTTCACCGCCGAGGTGCTGCGGTCGGGCATCGAGGCGATCCCGAAGGGCCAGTTCGAGGCGGCGCACGCCATGGGGCTCTCCTTCGCCCAGACCATGCGCCTCGTCGTGCTGCCGCAGGCGGCGCGCATCGCCGTCCCGCCGCAGACGTCGAACTGCATCTCGCTCCTGAAGGACACCTCGCTGGCCTCCGTCGTCGCCATGCCGGACCTGCTCAAGCAGGCGACGGACGCGCAGGCCTTCTTCGGCAACCCGACGCCGCTGATCGGCGCCGCCGTCGTCTACCTCGCCATCCTCTGGCCGCTCGTGCGCCTCGTCGGCGTGCTCGAAGAGCGCCAGAAGCGCTCGCTCGCGCGCTGA
- a CDS encoding ABC transporter substrate-binding protein — translation MKSMLRTLAAAAVVAAFAAPAAAQTLQVGAYPANPPWEVKNERGEFEGFEVDLVHAIAEKMGREVEIQDLGFQALFAATSSGRIDLAISTITITPERLESQAFTQGYYDSDMALATAEGSEVDSLEDMQGKIAGALATSTGEKWARENQEKYGFSEIKTYNTQQDLLLDTRNGRVDGAISDIAGLQFTFQKMPGLEIAQRIETGDQYGIMMPKTSPLLEEVNAAISELKEEGYLAELHEKWLGAPADEGTSTVTVLPIPTAN, via the coding sequence ATGAAGAGCATGCTTCGCACACTCGCCGCGGCGGCCGTCGTCGCCGCTTTCGCCGCCCCGGCGGCGGCGCAGACGCTCCAGGTCGGCGCCTATCCCGCCAACCCGCCGTGGGAGGTGAAGAACGAGCGCGGCGAGTTCGAGGGCTTCGAGGTCGACCTCGTCCACGCCATCGCCGAGAAGATGGGCCGCGAGGTCGAGATCCAGGATCTCGGCTTCCAGGCGCTGTTCGCCGCGACCTCGTCTGGCCGCATCGACCTGGCGATCTCGACCATCACCATCACGCCCGAGCGGCTCGAGAGCCAGGCCTTCACCCAGGGCTACTACGACAGCGACATGGCGCTCGCCACCGCCGAGGGCTCCGAGGTCGACAGCCTGGAGGACATGCAGGGCAAGATCGCCGGCGCCCTCGCGACCTCCACCGGCGAGAAGTGGGCCCGGGAGAACCAGGAGAAGTACGGCTTCTCCGAGATCAAGACCTACAACACCCAGCAGGACCTGCTGCTCGACACGCGCAACGGCCGCGTCGACGGCGCGATCTCGGACATCGCCGGCCTGCAGTTCACCTTCCAGAAGATGCCCGGCCTCGAGATCGCCCAGCGCATCGAGACCGGCGACCAGTACGGCATCATGATGCCGAAGACCTCGCCGCTGCTCGAGGAGGTGAACGCCGCCATCTCCGAGCTGAAGGAGGAGGGCTATCTCGCCGAGCTCCACGAGAAATGGCTCGGCGCCCCGGCGGACGAGGGCACGAGCACGGTGACCGTGCTGCCGATCCCGACCGCGAATTGA